Proteins from a single region of Alphaproteobacteria bacterium:
- a CDS encoding M3 family oligoendopeptidase: MTTETATPEAPEAPEASEALPLWDLTDLYRSPNAPELVDDLAGAEAAARDFETEYKGCLARLDARGLEAAISAYETIAETLSRVLGYAYLRYAGDVSLAENGRFLQSMQERANDISSHTLFFELELNCLAEDHLAGLLAEPGLAHYRPWIENTRIHKPHQLSDEIERLLHDKSVAGANAWIRLFDETMAALRFRLDGRDLTIAETLDRLSHPDVAVRREAAHAVGDVLAQNVRVFTLITNTLAKDKEVEDRWRKYPTPMSPRHLSNLVEDEVVEALRSAVRGAYPRLSHRYYTLKAKWFGGDRLDYWDRNAPLPDEDHRVIPWAEAQATVLDAYGRFSPVMQDTAATFFARNWIDAQVRPGKESGAFSHPTVPTVHPYILLNYQGKTRDVMTLAHELGHGVHQMLAGPKGYLLADTPLTLAETASVFGEMLTFRSMLDKESEPRRRRAMLAQKVEDMLNTVVRQIAFYEFEIRVHAERRKAELLPEDLGRIWMEVQGESLGPALRFDDQYRHFWAYIPHFIHSPFYVYAYAFGDCLVNALYAVFEKGEPGFAERYLDMLRAGGAKRHRELLAPFGLDASDPDFWALGLGVLEGFIDELEAADQEVD, translated from the coding sequence ATGACGACCGAAACCGCGACCCCGGAGGCCCCTGAGGCCCCTGAGGCGTCGGAGGCCCTGCCCTTGTGGGACCTTACGGATCTCTATCGCAGCCCGAACGCGCCGGAGCTTGTGGACGATCTGGCCGGGGCCGAGGCGGCGGCGCGCGATTTTGAGACGGAATACAAGGGCTGCCTCGCCAGGCTGGATGCCCGGGGCTTGGAGGCTGCAATCAGCGCCTACGAGACTATCGCGGAGACGCTCTCGCGCGTCCTGGGCTACGCCTATCTGCGATATGCCGGCGATGTCAGCCTGGCGGAGAACGGCCGCTTCCTCCAGTCCATGCAGGAGCGGGCCAACGACATCTCGAGCCACACGCTGTTCTTTGAGCTCGAGCTCAACTGTCTTGCGGAAGATCACCTGGCAGGCCTGCTGGCCGAGCCCGGCCTCGCACATTATCGGCCATGGATCGAGAATACGCGCATTCACAAGCCCCATCAGCTTTCCGACGAGATCGAGCGGCTGCTGCACGACAAATCCGTTGCGGGGGCGAATGCCTGGATCCGGTTGTTCGATGAAACCATGGCCGCCCTCCGCTTCCGGCTCGACGGCAGGGACCTTACGATCGCGGAAACACTGGACCGTCTCTCTCATCCGGATGTTGCGGTTCGCCGCGAGGCTGCTCATGCGGTCGGAGATGTGCTGGCCCAAAATGTGCGGGTCTTCACGCTCATTACCAATACGCTCGCAAAGGACAAGGAGGTGGAGGACCGCTGGCGTAAATATCCTACCCCCATGTCACCTCGCCATCTCTCGAATCTCGTGGAGGATGAGGTGGTCGAGGCGTTGCGGTCTGCCGTGCGCGGTGCCTATCCGCGATTGTCTCACCGCTATTACACCCTGAAGGCCAAATGGTTCGGCGGGGATCGGCTGGATTATTGGGACCGCAACGCCCCCCTGCCGGACGAGGATCACCGGGTCATTCCCTGGGCCGAAGCGCAAGCCACCGTGCTCGATGCCTACGGCCGGTTTTCGCCCGTGATGCAGGACACTGCAGCAACCTTCTTCGCCCGGAACTGGATCGACGCGCAAGTCCGGCCCGGTAAGGAATCGGGTGCCTTTTCCCATCCCACGGTACCAACGGTGCATCCCTATATCCTTCTCAACTACCAGGGCAAGACACGCGATGTGATGACGCTCGCCCACGAACTGGGCCACGGTGTCCATCAGATGCTGGCCGGACCCAAGGGATATCTCCTGGCGGATACACCGCTGACCCTGGCCGAAACCGCCTCCGTTTTCGGCGAAATGCTTACCTTCCGTTCCATGCTGGATAAGGAAAGTGAGCCCCGCCGGCGACGCGCGATGCTGGCGCAGAAGGTGGAGGACATGCTCAACACGGTCGTCCGCCAGATCGCGTTCTACGAGTTCGAGATCCGCGTTCATGCGGAGCGCAGGAAGGCTGAGCTGCTCCCGGAGGATCTCGGCCGGATCTGGATGGAGGTTCAGGGCGAAAGCCTCGGGCCGGCGCTCAGGTTCGACGACCAGTACAGGCACTTCTGGGCCTATATCCCGCACTTCATCCATTCTCCGTTTTACGTCTACGCCTACGCGTTTGGCGATTGTCTGGTAAACGCGCTCTACGCCGTCTTCGAAAAAGGCGAGCCGGGTTTCGCCGAACGCTATCTCGACATGCTCCGCGCGGGTGGCGCCAAGCGCCATCGGGAATTGCTGGCACCCTTCGGCCTCGATGCCTCCGACCCTGATTTCTGGGCCTTGGGGCTCGGCGTCCTCGAGGGCTTCATCGACGAGCTCGAGGCGGCCGACCAGGAGGTGGATTAG
- a CDS encoding Re/Si-specific NAD(P)(+) transhydrogenase subunit alpha, whose product MRIAIPKERRAGETRVAVTPDSIKKYIALGAEVVVEAGAGAGAAIPDDAMTQAGATMAPDLEACLRDADIVLKVQRPLKAGEGEVDELALIPKGALLVGNLQPFGDREAAEAYARAGLTAFAMELMPRISRAQSLDTLSSQSNLAGYKAVVDAAAMLPRAFPLMMTAAGTVPPARVLVLGAGVAGLQAIATAKRLGAVVSAFDVRPAVKEQVQSLGGKFIEVPVEEGEEGETAGGYASEMSEDYKRRQGELVAETVKSQDVVISTALIPGKPAPRLVSAAMVESMKPGAIIMDLAAETGGNCELTRPGEIIEAHGVTIVGHLNVPARIPADASSLFARNLANFVTLMVKPEEDQPVIDWEDDVFKGTALTRDDKVVHPILIGGES is encoded by the coding sequence ATGCGGATAGCGATACCGAAAGAACGCCGCGCCGGCGAAACCCGTGTGGCGGTGACGCCCGATTCGATCAAGAAATACATCGCGCTCGGTGCGGAGGTTGTCGTGGAAGCGGGCGCCGGCGCCGGCGCCGCGATCCCGGACGACGCGATGACCCAGGCCGGTGCCACCATGGCGCCCGATCTCGAGGCCTGTTTGCGTGACGCCGACATCGTGCTCAAGGTGCAGCGGCCCCTCAAGGCGGGCGAGGGCGAGGTCGACGAACTGGCACTTATTCCGAAGGGCGCGCTGCTTGTCGGCAATTTGCAGCCCTTTGGCGATCGCGAGGCGGCCGAGGCCTATGCGCGAGCCGGGCTGACGGCGTTTGCCATGGAGCTGATGCCGCGCATCAGCCGGGCGCAATCCCTCGACACGCTCTCCTCGCAAAGCAATCTGGCCGGCTACAAGGCGGTCGTCGATGCGGCCGCCATGCTGCCGCGCGCCTTTCCGCTCATGATGACGGCCGCCGGCACCGTGCCGCCGGCAAGGGTGCTGGTGCTGGGGGCCGGCGTGGCCGGACTTCAGGCGATCGCCACCGCCAAGCGCCTGGGCGCGGTCGTCTCCGCCTTCGATGTGAGGCCCGCGGTAAAAGAGCAGGTGCAGAGCCTGGGCGGTAAATTCATCGAAGTGCCGGTGGAGGAAGGCGAGGAGGGCGAGACCGCGGGCGGCTACGCATCGGAAATGAGCGAGGACTACAAGCGCCGGCAGGGCGAACTGGTGGCGGAGACCGTCAAAAGCCAGGATGTCGTGATTTCGACGGCGCTCATTCCGGGCAAGCCGGCGCCGCGGCTCGTGTCGGCGGCAATGGTCGAAAGCATGAAGCCGGGTGCGATCATCATGGATCTGGCGGCCGAGACCGGGGGAAACTGCGAACTGACACGACCGGGGGAGATCATCGAGGCCCACGGCGTGACCATTGTCGGCCACCTCAACGTTCCGGCGCGCATTCCGGCTGATGCGAGTTCTCTTTTCGCGCGAAACCTTGCCAATTTCGTCACCCTCATGGTCAAGCCCGAGGAGGACCAGCCGGTCATCGACTGGGAGGATGACGTCTTCAAGGGCACGGCCCTGACCCGGGATGACAAGGTCGTCCATCCGATTCTCATTGGCGGGGAGAGCTAG
- a CDS encoding NAD(P) transhydrogenase subunit alpha has translation MEFQSLSKVADATATSVHAGADPIVLAFTVFVLAIFVGYYVVWSVTPALHSPLMSVTNAISSVIIVGALIAAGPNDVSLSSVMGLIAVVLASVNIFGGFIVSQRMLSMFKKKKK, from the coding sequence ATGGAATTCCAATCCCTCTCGAAAGTCGCGGATGCCACTGCCACCTCGGTCCATGCCGGGGCTGATCCGATCGTGCTCGCCTTCACGGTCTTCGTGCTGGCCATTTTCGTCGGCTATTACGTTGTCTGGAGTGTTACGCCGGCCCTTCATTCGCCCCTGATGTCGGTGACCAACGCCATTTCCAGCGTCATCATCGTGGGCGCCCTTATCGCCGCGGGTCCGAATGACGTCAGCCTGTCGTCCGTCATGGGGCTGATCGCGGTGGTGCTGGCCTCGGTCAATATCTTCGGGGGCTTTATCGTCAGTCAGCGCATGCTGTCCATGTTCAAAAAGAAAAAGAAGTAG
- a CDS encoding NAD(P)(+) transhydrogenase (Re/Si-specific) subunit beta encodes MSENLTAFAYLLASICFILALRGLSSPETARQGNFLGIAGMAIAVAATLASNEVLNYTYIAIAVLIGGTIGTIIARRISMTALPQLVAAFHSLVGLAAVLVAAAAFYAPEAYGIGVAGNIKTVSLVEMSIGVAIGAVTFTGSIIAFGKLQGLITSAPLVFPLQHPLNAALGLGLVALVVLFCLGQSVELFWAIAFLALVIGVLLIVPIGGADMPVVISMLNSYSGWAASGIGFTLGNNLLIVTGALVGASGAILSYIMCKGMNRSFFNVILGGFGAEGSAGAVDMGDRTVKSGSAEDARFLMENAESVIVVPGYGMAVAQAQHALREMVDLLKGAGVEVRYAIHPVAGRMPGHMNVLLAEASVPYDEVFELEDINRDFSSTDVVFVIGANDVTNPAARDDPTSPIYGMPILDVDKAKSVLFVKRSLSPGYAGIDNTLFYNDKTMMLFGDAKKMCEDIVKAFE; translated from the coding sequence ATGTCGGAGAATCTTACGGCCTTCGCCTATCTGCTGGCCTCGATCTGCTTCATCCTCGCGCTGCGCGGACTGTCCTCGCCCGAAACCGCGCGCCAGGGCAATTTTCTGGGCATCGCGGGCATGGCCATCGCCGTGGCAGCCACGCTGGCCAGCAACGAAGTACTGAACTACACCTACATCGCCATCGCTGTTCTGATCGGCGGGACGATCGGCACGATTATCGCACGCCGGATTTCGATGACGGCGCTGCCCCAACTCGTCGCCGCCTTTCACTCCCTGGTCGGGCTGGCGGCCGTTCTGGTGGCAGCCGCCGCGTTTTACGCGCCGGAAGCCTACGGCATCGGCGTCGCGGGCAATATCAAGACGGTCAGCCTTGTGGAGATGAGCATCGGCGTGGCCATCGGCGCGGTCACCTTTACCGGCTCCATCATCGCCTTTGGCAAGCTGCAGGGGCTGATCACCTCGGCCCCGCTCGTGTTTCCGCTGCAGCATCCGCTTAACGCTGCCCTCGGTCTCGGGCTGGTGGCACTTGTGGTGCTGTTCTGCCTCGGCCAATCGGTGGAGCTGTTCTGGGCGATCGCCTTCCTGGCGCTGGTCATCGGCGTGCTGCTCATCGTGCCGATCGGCGGCGCCGACATGCCGGTCGTGATCTCGATGCTGAACTCATACTCGGGCTGGGCCGCGAGTGGCATCGGCTTCACCCTGGGCAACAATCTCCTGATCGTCACCGGCGCGCTGGTGGGCGCCAGCGGCGCCATCCTGTCCTACATCATGTGCAAGGGGATGAACCGCTCCTTTTTCAACGTGATCCTGGGGGGCTTCGGCGCGGAAGGGTCGGCCGGGGCCGTGGACATGGGGGACCGGACCGTTAAATCGGGTAGTGCGGAGGACGCGCGTTTCCTGATGGAGAATGCCGAAAGCGTCATCGTCGTGCCAGGCTACGGCATGGCGGTCGCCCAGGCGCAGCACGCGTTGCGCGAAATGGTGGATCTGCTCAAAGGCGCCGGGGTAGAGGTGCGCTATGCCATCCATCCCGTCGCGGGCCGCATGCCAGGACACATGAACGTCCTGCTGGCCGAGGCGAGTGTCCCTTATGACGAGGTTTTCGAGCTTGAAGATATCAACCGGGATTTTTCCTCGACCGACGTGGTGTTCGTGATCGGCGCGAACGACGTGACGAATCCGGCCGCGCGCGATGACCCCACCAGTCCGATCTATGGCATGCCCATCCTGGATGTGGACAAGGCCAAATCGGTCCTGTTCGTCAAGCGTTCGCTGTCGCCGGGCTATGCCGGGATCGACAACACGCTCTTCTATAACGACAAGACGATGATGCTTTTCGGTGACGCCAAGAAAATGTGCGAGGACATCGTCAAGGCGTTTGAATAG
- the rpsU gene encoding 30S ribosomal protein S21 — translation MVNVVVRDNNVDQALRALKKKMQREGIFREMKLRRNYEKPSERRARERAEALRRHRKLMRKRLEREGY, via the coding sequence ATCGTTAACGTCGTCGTTCGCGATAACAATGTCGATCAGGCCCTGCGCGCGCTGAAGAAGAAAATGCAGCGCGAGGGCATCTTCCGCGAAATGAAGCTGCGCCGGAATTACGAGAAGCCGTCGGAGCGACGCGCCCGCGAGCGGGCCGAAGCCCTGCGTCGGCACCGCAAGCTGATGCGCAAACGCCTGGAGCGGGAAGGCTACTAG
- a CDS encoding COQ9 family protein, translating to MTPPSDTETPSALDALRGKLMMAALPHVTFEGWSRAALEMAAADLGLEGADVDRAFPEGPIGTLDCFSAWADRQLEAEAAGWGGDPEWAEKGLRERVSALVRRRIEIVSPYKEAVSRGASFQALPQNAPTALKCLSRTVDTIWQAAGDRSADFSYYTKRMTLAGIYGATLLYWLTDNSEGNAETWRFLDRRLAGLRAFGELTRQCKSALAHMPDPFRILGSFRRPPGPSGR from the coding sequence ATGACACCGCCGTCCGATACCGAGACGCCGAGCGCGCTGGATGCCCTTAGGGGGAAATTGATGATGGCGGCCCTGCCCCACGTCACCTTCGAAGGTTGGAGCCGGGCGGCGCTCGAGATGGCGGCGGCGGATCTCGGCCTCGAAGGCGCTGACGTGGACCGCGCCTTTCCGGAGGGACCGATCGGCACCCTCGACTGCTTCAGCGCCTGGGCGGATCGTCAGCTTGAAGCGGAGGCCGCCGGCTGGGGTGGCGATCCGGAATGGGCGGAAAAAGGATTGCGCGAGCGGGTATCGGCACTGGTGCGCCGGCGGATCGAGATCGTCTCCCCCTACAAGGAAGCCGTCTCGCGCGGCGCGTCCTTTCAGGCATTGCCGCAAAACGCGCCCACCGCTCTAAAATGCCTCAGCCGCACCGTGGACACGATCTGGCAGGCGGCCGGCGACCGGTCGGCTGATTTCAGCTATTACACGAAACGCATGACCCTGGCCGGCATATACGGGGCCACGCTGCTCTACTGGCTTACCGATAATTCTGAGGGCAATGCCGAGACGTGGCGTTTCCTCGATCGCCGATTGGCCGGCCTCCGGGCATTCGGGGAACTGACCCGCCAGTGCAAGAGCGCGCTGGCTCACATGCCGGATCCGTTTCGCATCCTCGGCAGTTTTCGCCGCCCACCGGGTCCATCCGGACGCTGA
- a CDS encoding 5-(carboxyamino)imidazole ribonucleotide synthase, whose product MATGRDPKRSAALAPGAVIGIIGGGQLGRMTALAAARLGFRSHVFCPPGDAPATQVTDRATRAAYDDRAALDAFARAVDVVTFEFENIPHESVKLLADHVPVRPGWNVLRISQDRALEKSFIKGLGIATAPYAEITSPDALHTAARQIGLPGILKTSRFGYDGKGQQRLEPASDLDAAWRALNTEAAVLEAFVDFKCEISVIVARGLDGSEAHFDTVENRHVNHTLDTTIAPADPTIVPARVAREAERIADAIADGLDLVGLLAVEMFVTRDDRVLVNEIAPRPHNSGHWTIEAAETSQFEQHVRAVAGWPLGSPRRLADAEMKNLIGDEVRDWQRHAGTPGVKLHIYGKDAPRPGRKMGHITRLKPLSKG is encoded by the coding sequence GTGGCGACAGGGCGCGACCCGAAACGATCAGCCGCGCTCGCCCCGGGTGCCGTGATCGGCATTATCGGCGGTGGCCAGCTCGGCCGCATGACGGCGCTGGCGGCCGCCCGCCTCGGGTTTCGCAGCCATGTTTTCTGTCCGCCCGGCGACGCGCCGGCGACGCAGGTCACGGATCGCGCGACGCGAGCCGCTTATGATGACCGGGCGGCGCTCGACGCCTTCGCCCGCGCGGTCGATGTCGTGACGTTCGAATTCGAGAATATCCCGCACGAATCGGTCAAGCTGCTGGCGGACCACGTACCGGTCCGGCCGGGCTGGAATGTGCTCAGGATTTCCCAGGACCGGGCGCTGGAAAAATCCTTCATCAAGGGCCTCGGAATCGCCACAGCCCCGTATGCCGAAATTACCTCGCCGGATGCTCTCCACACCGCAGCCAGGCAAATCGGTCTGCCAGGCATCCTGAAGACCAGCCGCTTCGGCTATGACGGCAAGGGCCAGCAGCGCCTCGAACCCGCCAGCGATCTTGATGCCGCCTGGCGGGCACTGAATACAGAGGCCGCGGTGCTCGAAGCCTTCGTCGATTTCAAGTGCGAGATTTCCGTCATCGTGGCGCGCGGGCTGGACGGCAGCGAAGCGCATTTCGATACGGTCGAGAACCGCCACGTCAACCACACCCTGGATACCACCATCGCGCCGGCGGACCCGACCATCGTCCCGGCCAGGGTCGCGCGGGAGGCGGAGCGCATCGCGGATGCCATCGCCGACGGGCTCGATCTGGTGGGGCTCCTCGCCGTGGAAATGTTCGTAACCCGCGACGACCGGGTGCTGGTCAACGAAATCGCCCCGCGGCCACACAATTCGGGGCATTGGACCATCGAGGCGGCCGAGACCAGCCAGTTCGAGCAACACGTCCGGGCCGTCGCCGGCTGGCCGCTTGGCTCGCCGCGCCGGCTGGCCGACGCCGAAATGAAAAATCTGATCGGCGATGAGGTGCGCGACTGGCAACGCCATGCCGGCACGCCTGGCGTCAAGCTTCACATTTACGGTAAGGACGCCCCTCGGCCAGGCCGCAAGATGGGACACATCACCCGACTGAAGCCGTTATCGAAGGGCTGA
- the purE gene encoding 5-(carboxyamino)imidazole ribonucleotide mutase: MADSADAPATPRIGIIMGSQSDWATMKHTADILDELGVVHETRIVSAHRTPDRLYAYATKARDRGIRVIVAGAGGAAHLPGMAAAMTILPVLGVPVESAALKGLDSLLSIAQMPGGVPVGTLAIGKAGARNAGLLAASIVALDDPALSDRLEAWRRAQTEAVGLDPRKRD, from the coding sequence ATGGCGGACAGCGCCGACGCGCCGGCGACGCCCAGGATCGGCATTATCATGGGAAGCCAGTCCGACTGGGCGACCATGAAGCACACGGCCGACATCCTCGACGAGCTTGGCGTTGTCCATGAAACGCGGATCGTCTCGGCCCACCGCACGCCAGACCGCCTATATGCCTATGCAACCAAGGCGCGCGATCGGGGAATCCGGGTCATCGTGGCGGGCGCCGGCGGCGCGGCCCATCTCCCGGGCATGGCCGCCGCCATGACCATCCTGCCGGTTCTGGGCGTGCCGGTGGAAAGCGCGGCCCTCAAGGGCCTGGACAGTCTGCTTTCGATCGCCCAAATGCCCGGCGGCGTCCCGGTCGGCACCCTCGCCATCGGCAAGGCCGGGGCCAGGAATGCCGGATTGCTGGCGGCATCGATCGTGGCGCTCGACGATCCGGCCTTGTCGGACAGGCTGGAAGCCTGGCGGCGCGCCCAGACGGAGGCGGTCGGCCTCGACCCCCGGAAACGGGATTGA
- a CDS encoding GGDEF domain-containing protein produces MNIPSAELTPKVQAAIQGLMREVANLREELKKSQARISFLEKLADEDTLVPALNRRAFIRELTRTIAYTQRYETKSSLIYFDINRMKQLNDTYGHGAGDAALTWVVDVVSRNVREFDVIGRLGGDEFGVILVNADEETALEKMQSLVARIEAEPFAWNGDTILLKVSAGSFTFAGGDQSADSAIAAADRAMYENKRPNGE; encoded by the coding sequence ATGAACATTCCCTCGGCCGAACTGACGCCCAAGGTACAGGCGGCCATTCAGGGGCTGATGCGCGAAGTTGCCAATCTTCGCGAGGAACTGAAGAAAAGTCAGGCGCGGATTTCGTTTCTGGAAAAACTTGCGGATGAGGACACGCTGGTGCCCGCGCTCAACCGCCGGGCCTTCATCCGCGAGCTCACCCGCACGATCGCGTACACTCAGCGCTACGAGACGAAAAGCAGCCTGATTTACTTCGATATCAATCGCATGAAGCAGTTGAACGACACTTACGGGCACGGCGCCGGTGATGCGGCTTTGACGTGGGTCGTGGATGTGGTTTCCCGCAACGTTCGGGAGTTCGATGTTATCGGCCGGCTGGGAGGCGATGAGTTCGGCGTCATCCTGGTGAATGCCGATGAGGAGACCGCGCTCGAGAAAATGCAGAGCCTCGTCGCCCGGATCGAGGCCGAGCCCTTCGCCTGGAACGGCGATACGATCCTGCTCAAGGTCTCGGCCGGCTCGTTTACTTTTGCGGGTGGTGATCAGAGCGCCGATTCGGCCATCGCCGCCGCCGACCGCGCAATGTACGAGAACAAGCGCCCCAACGGGGAATGA
- a CDS encoding ATP-dependent 6-phosphofructokinase, producing the protein MPGKRIGILTSGGDCAGLNAIIRAVTRRALHGYDWEVVGIREGITGLLSRPVEHEVLTLNRVSGPVMRQGGTILGTTNRGNPFSYPGADGTTTDRSAEVIEGFRSLGLEALIGVGGDGSLRILQRLACQGGINFVGIPKTIDNDIGPTELAVGYMTAVNVGTEALDRLQPTAASHSRVMVLEVMGRDAGHIAIAAGIAGGADVILIPEIPYEIGEIADHIREIRRRGRNFALVVVAEAVRTEAGETVSQTQAHGASTYGGIGSYLARRIGETTGADTRVTVLGHVQRGGEPTAIDRLIASAFGVRAVDMIAAGRFDRMVAWHQRQVIEVPLEDATAGPALVDVNGTLVGTARGLGVYIGRTTGETAGETTGETAG; encoded by the coding sequence GTGCCAGGCAAGCGAATCGGTATTCTCACGAGTGGCGGGGATTGCGCCGGCCTCAACGCCATTATCCGGGCCGTCACCCGGCGCGCCCTTCACGGCTACGACTGGGAGGTTGTCGGCATCCGCGAGGGCATAACCGGGCTGCTCTCACGCCCCGTGGAGCATGAGGTCCTCACCCTCAACCGCGTTTCGGGTCCGGTCATGCGCCAGGGCGGCACCATTCTGGGGACGACCAATCGCGGCAACCCGTTTTCCTATCCCGGCGCCGACGGCACCACGACCGACCGGTCGGCCGAGGTGATCGAGGGCTTCCGCTCGCTTGGCCTCGAGGCCTTGATCGGGGTTGGCGGGGACGGCAGCTTGCGGATTCTTCAGCGCCTCGCCTGCCAGGGTGGAATCAACTTTGTCGGTATTCCCAAGACCATTGATAACGATATCGGGCCGACCGAGTTGGCGGTGGGTTACATGACGGCGGTCAATGTCGGCACCGAGGCGCTCGACCGGCTGCAGCCCACGGCCGCCAGCCACAGCCGGGTCATGGTGCTCGAAGTGATGGGCCGCGACGCCGGCCATATTGCCATCGCGGCCGGTATCGCGGGAGGCGCCGACGTTATTCTGATTCCGGAAATTCCTTATGAGATCGGGGAGATCGCCGACCATATCCGCGAAATCCGCCGCCGCGGGCGGAATTTCGCCCTTGTCGTAGTCGCGGAAGCGGTCCGGACCGAGGCCGGCGAGACCGTCTCCCAGACCCAGGCCCACGGGGCTTCCACCTATGGCGGGATCGGCAGCTATCTGGCCCGGCGTATAGGCGAGACGACGGGCGCCGATACGCGCGTGACGGTCCTCGGCCACGTTCAGCGCGGCGGCGAGCCGACGGCGATCGATCGGCTGATCGCCTCGGCCTTCGGCGTGCGGGCAGTGGACATGATCGCCGCCGGTCGCTTCGATCGCATGGTCGCCTGGCACCAGCGCCAGGTTATCGAGGTTCCCCTCGAGGACGCCACCGCCGGGCCGGCGCTGGTCGACGTGAACGGCACGCTGGTCGGGACGGCCCGCGGGCTCGGTGTGTATATCGGCCGGACGACGGGAGAAACGGCGGGAGAAACGACGGGAGAAACGGCGGGATGA
- a CDS encoding TIGR02444 family protein: protein MSAAVTEEFWGFSLEFYGREGISDLCLRLQDEGGFDVDYVLLAFWMGLSGRGRLSDAELEAGLKATTPWNEGVVKVLRQVRRTLKHAPGAAPAEAATNFRKEILAQELEGERIEHMILVRTLGEKPAESGLPAERRLSDADHNFRRYAAVSAAFRTAAPGLSETALDDILTALLARAMPEAGAAAASRA, encoded by the coding sequence ATGAGCGCGGCAGTGACCGAGGAGTTCTGGGGATTCTCCCTCGAATTTTACGGGCGGGAGGGGATCAGTGACCTCTGCCTGCGGCTTCAGGACGAGGGCGGCTTCGATGTCGATTACGTTCTGCTGGCGTTCTGGATGGGGCTGTCGGGCCGCGGGCGGCTGAGCGATGCGGAACTCGAGGCCGGTCTCAAAGCGACGACGCCGTGGAACGAGGGCGTCGTCAAGGTGCTGCGTCAGGTCCGCCGGACATTGAAACACGCACCCGGCGCAGCGCCCGCGGAGGCGGCCACCAACTTCCGGAAGGAGATACTCGCGCAGGAACTCGAAGGCGAACGGATCGAGCATATGATCCTTGTGCGCACGCTTGGTGAGAAGCCGGCCGAGAGCGGGCTGCCGGCCGAGCGCCGTCTCTCCGATGCCGACCATAATTTCCGCCGTTATGCCGCGGTATCTGCTGCGTTTCGCACTGCGGCACCGGGCCTTTCCGAAACGGCCCTGGACGATATCCTGACGGCGCTGCTGGCGCGTGCGATGCCGGAGGCGGGCGCCGCGGCCGCGAGTCGGGCCTAG
- a CDS encoding DUF465 domain-containing protein: MAATDRIRTLKARHKEIDDSLTQENNRPHPDDSLLKDLKLQKLRLKDEIRALKT, encoded by the coding sequence GTGGCTGCAACGGATCGGATCAGGACTTTGAAAGCCCGCCACAAGGAAATCGACGATTCTCTCACCCAGGAAAACAACCGACCACACCCCGATGACTCACTGCTAAAAGATCTGAAGCTCCAGAAGCTCCGCCTCAAGGACGAAATACGCGCTCTCAAGACCTGA